One Gordonia sp. SID5947 genomic region harbors:
- a CDS encoding proline dehydrogenase family protein, which translates to MSRFFDTALRPIITAAAASDRIRETSQRLTVTKRVVGRFVPGETEDDVLAAIRGSLDHGLAVTIDHLGEDTTDDTQAAATVEAYLSLLESMSRLPTTTPNALEVSVKLTALGQMLPRHGRKIAEENVHTICSAAQTAGALVTIDAEDHSTVDERLDIVRTVRRDHPDLGTVLQAYLRRTEDDCREFAESGARIRLCKGAYAEPPTVAFTDRVHVDEAYLRCLRILMKGKGYPMVASHDPTMIGAAHEVAAEVGRAPGTWEHQMLYGIRTDEQLRLATTGYRVRVYIPYGGEWYGYFVRRLAEKPANLTFFLRALAEPAR; encoded by the coding sequence ATGAGCAGGTTCTTCGACACCGCGCTGCGCCCGATCATCACCGCGGCCGCCGCCAGCGATCGCATCAGGGAGACGTCGCAGCGGTTGACGGTCACGAAACGGGTCGTCGGGCGATTCGTGCCGGGCGAGACGGAAGACGACGTCCTTGCCGCGATCCGCGGGTCCCTGGACCACGGCTTGGCGGTCACCATCGACCATCTCGGTGAGGACACCACCGACGACACGCAGGCCGCCGCCACCGTCGAGGCGTATCTTTCACTCCTCGAGTCGATGTCTCGTCTGCCGACGACCACCCCGAACGCACTGGAGGTGTCGGTGAAGCTGACCGCCCTCGGACAGATGCTGCCACGGCACGGGCGCAAGATCGCCGAAGAGAACGTGCACACCATCTGCTCGGCGGCGCAGACGGCCGGCGCACTGGTGACCATCGACGCCGAGGATCACAGCACCGTCGACGAGCGGCTCGACATCGTCCGCACCGTACGTCGCGACCACCCCGATCTCGGCACCGTCCTGCAGGCCTACTTGCGTCGCACCGAAGACGATTGCCGGGAGTTCGCCGAGTCGGGCGCCCGTATCCGACTGTGCAAGGGCGCGTATGCGGAGCCACCGACGGTGGCTTTCACCGACCGCGTCCACGTCGACGAAGCGTATCTACGTTGCCTTCGAATCCTGATGAAAGGCAAGGGGTACCCGATGGTGGCCAGTCACGACCCGACGATGATCGGCGCCGCGCACGAAGTGGCGGCAGAAGTGGGTCGCGCCCCGGGCACGTGGGAGCACCAGATGCTCTATGGCATCCGCACCGACGAGCAACTGCGCCTTGCAACGACCGGATACCGTGTGCGCGTCTACATCCCCTACGGCGGCGAGTGGTACGGCTACTTCGTGAGACGACTCGCCGAGAAACCCGCCAACCTCACCTTCTTCCTTCGGGCGTTGGCGGAGCCGGCCCGATAG
- a CDS encoding MOSC domain-containing protein, translated as MEYRFDIVSLLVSPRHAYFGRPKDGPADEVETTRPDRVDLVADKGIRGDRFFGVRAHTEASVTFLALEAWQAAAGDVDPGVARRNIVVRGLELDPLRGREFEIDTGDGGIVFRGGRPAHPCSWMDTMAGEGVRKALIGRGGLRARPLSSGVLRVGPALIRCDVELDPLRAADQVTRAQPL; from the coding sequence ATGGAGTACCGATTCGACATCGTCTCTTTGTTGGTGTCGCCGCGGCATGCCTATTTCGGTCGCCCCAAGGACGGTCCAGCCGATGAAGTGGAGACCACCAGGCCGGATCGGGTGGACCTGGTGGCAGACAAGGGGATACGCGGCGACCGGTTTTTCGGCGTCCGTGCGCACACCGAGGCCTCGGTCACCTTCTTGGCGCTCGAGGCGTGGCAGGCGGCCGCCGGTGACGTCGATCCGGGCGTCGCGCGACGCAACATCGTGGTCCGTGGACTCGAACTCGACCCGCTGCGTGGGCGCGAGTTCGAGATCGACACCGGTGATGGTGGCATCGTCTTCCGCGGTGGTCGTCCTGCACATCCCTGCTCATGGATGGACACGATGGCGGGGGAAGGCGTCCGCAAAGCGCTCATCGGCCGTGGAGGATTGCGCGCCCGACCACTCTCGTCTGGTGTCCTGCGCGTCGGGCCGGCGCTCATCAGATGCGACGTCGAACTCGATCCGTTGCGGGCGGCCGATCAGGTCACGCGGGCGCAGCCGCTGTGA
- a CDS encoding AAA family ATPase encodes MLVAPTSLVAATSSEDLDAARRQAQSWRSPEIGIADRDLTDAALADLVNTAEATADDSFARAVSAIRSARSGEFPAIPHVDAAAEIFRSFLRDGLIDGWLYIRESDGYLHPYLVMDLTLEHGDRTHGPRIKFTMEADNATVKRPSRKPRVLYFEETEIVGKLPGDVLIAGGAYKETVELKAEYQKRRDRYQQIIDDGFGQQFTFTGRAIRTDDYRSPNKRENRKVVHDVAPSEIAALRVVAASVLFPGGEYGSVPVTTAVRVFDLGAQDFLDVNTGDLTEYAYDRHLQDKLVLPDDQRELLDILTTDISVFTGDIIDGKSAGNVVLAMGRPGVGKTLTAEVYAEVTGRPLYSIHSGSLGVTAELVRKNLEVIFDRAKRWDAVLLLDEADVFVMERGMDLAQNAIVAEFLRTLEYFDGLLFLTTNRIDEVDEAIHARCAAAIEYQPPGPEDARQVWQILAAGNDVILGEALLDDLVGGFPDITPRDIKMLLRLALRMAAHRGVELDASVFASSAKFRGLHYVPPSDR; translated from the coding sequence ATGCTCGTTGCACCCACCAGTCTGGTCGCGGCCACCTCATCGGAGGACCTCGACGCCGCGCGCAGACAAGCGCAGTCGTGGCGATCACCCGAGATCGGGATCGCCGATCGCGACCTCACCGATGCGGCGCTCGCAGACCTGGTCAACACCGCCGAGGCCACCGCCGACGATTCCTTCGCCCGCGCGGTCTCCGCGATCCGGTCCGCACGCTCCGGCGAATTCCCGGCCATCCCCCACGTCGACGCTGCCGCCGAGATCTTCCGGAGTTTTCTGCGTGACGGTCTCATCGACGGGTGGCTGTACATCCGAGAATCGGACGGCTACCTGCACCCCTACCTGGTCATGGACCTCACGCTGGAACACGGCGACCGCACGCACGGGCCGCGGATCAAGTTCACGATGGAGGCCGACAACGCCACCGTGAAGAGGCCGTCGCGCAAGCCGCGGGTGCTGTACTTCGAGGAGACCGAGATCGTCGGGAAACTCCCTGGCGACGTCCTGATCGCCGGGGGTGCCTACAAGGAGACGGTCGAACTCAAGGCCGAGTACCAGAAGCGCCGTGATCGGTACCAACAGATCATCGACGACGGATTCGGCCAACAGTTCACCTTCACCGGCCGCGCGATCCGCACCGACGACTATCGCTCTCCGAACAAACGGGAGAACCGCAAGGTCGTGCATGATGTGGCGCCCAGCGAGATCGCGGCGCTGCGTGTGGTCGCGGCCTCGGTCCTGTTCCCGGGTGGCGAGTATGGCTCGGTTCCGGTGACCACCGCCGTTCGTGTCTTCGACCTGGGCGCACAGGACTTTCTGGACGTGAACACCGGGGATCTCACCGAGTACGCATACGACAGACATCTGCAGGACAAGCTGGTCCTCCCCGACGACCAGCGCGAGCTGTTGGACATCCTCACCACCGACATCTCGGTGTTCACCGGCGACATCATCGACGGGAAGTCGGCCGGCAACGTCGTCTTGGCGATGGGTCGCCCCGGAGTCGGCAAGACCCTCACCGCCGAGGTCTACGCGGAGGTCACCGGCCGTCCGCTGTACTCCATCCACTCCGGCTCCCTGGGTGTGACAGCCGAACTCGTGCGCAAGAACCTGGAGGTGATCTTCGACCGTGCGAAACGTTGGGACGCAGTACTCCTCCTCGACGAGGCCGACGTCTTTGTCATGGAGCGTGGCATGGATCTCGCGCAAAACGCCATCGTCGCCGAATTCCTTCGCACACTCGAGTATTTCGACGGGCTGCTGTTCCTGACGACCAACCGGATCGACGAGGTCGACGAGGCCATCCACGCGCGTTGCGCCGCCGCCATCGAGTACCAGCCGCCCGGCCCTGAGGATGCACGGCAGGTGTGGCAGATCCTGGCGGCCGGCAACGACGTCATCCTCGGTGAGGCCCTCCTCGACGACCTCGTCGGCGGCTTCCCCGACATCACACCGCGCGACATCAAGATGCTCCTGCGACTGGCGCTTCGGATGGCCGCTCACCGCGGGGTGGAGCTCGATGCCTCGGTGTTCGCGAGCAGTGCGAAATTCCGTGGTCTGCACTATGTTCCGCCGAGCGATCGGTGA
- a CDS encoding LLM class flavin-dependent oxidoreductase, with protein sequence MEYGAHLPLIDLDGRGWDVQRMASYARTAQRLGFTTLAANDHLAFGRPWLDGIVALSSVIDASGDLDLATTVALPVVRGPAALAKAAAALDILSGGRFVLGVGPGSSATDYALAGVDFDERWPRFDEAVRVLRMQLGRDDDPTSSGRRRPAPAELAPRPSGPGRPPVWIASWGSPAGLRRVARLGDGWIASAYNTTPERLDLGRETLRANRSTSDGRELTCVLATMWTRITRDGHERAEWLSRLADLVGRDVHDLAGRVLVGSPEECASLLREYRDVGVHRVLVWPLADDENQLELLAREVFPLVG encoded by the coding sequence ATGGAGTACGGCGCACATCTGCCGCTGATCGACCTCGACGGTCGTGGCTGGGATGTGCAACGGATGGCGTCATATGCGCGGACCGCACAGCGGCTGGGATTCACCACCCTCGCGGCCAACGATCACCTCGCGTTCGGCCGGCCCTGGCTCGACGGGATCGTCGCGCTGTCGTCGGTGATCGACGCGAGCGGCGATCTCGACCTCGCGACGACGGTTGCGCTACCCGTGGTCCGCGGCCCCGCGGCGCTCGCGAAAGCTGCCGCAGCTCTGGATATCCTGTCCGGTGGTCGATTCGTACTCGGCGTGGGTCCGGGCTCCTCGGCAACCGACTACGCCCTCGCCGGTGTCGACTTCGACGAGCGCTGGCCCCGATTCGACGAAGCGGTCAGGGTGTTGCGGATGCAACTGGGGCGCGACGACGACCCGACGTCGTCTGGCCGTCGCCGCCCTGCCCCGGCCGAGTTGGCGCCGCGACCGAGCGGACCGGGCAGACCACCCGTGTGGATCGCCAGTTGGGGGTCGCCCGCAGGTCTGAGACGGGTTGCGCGCCTGGGCGACGGCTGGATCGCGTCGGCCTACAACACGACCCCGGAACGACTCGATCTGGGTCGGGAGACCTTGCGCGCGAACCGCTCCACCAGCGATGGCCGTGAACTGACCTGTGTGCTCGCCACGATGTGGACTCGAATCACCCGCGACGGGCATGAACGGGCGGAATGGCTCTCCCGGCTGGCGGACCTCGTCGGTCGAGATGTCCATGACCTCGCCGGGAGGGTCCTCGTCGGCTCACCCGAGGAATGCGCGTCGTTGCTGCGCGAGTATCGCGATGTGGGTGTCCATCGAGTCCTCGTCTGGCCACTCGCCGACGACGAGAATCAGCTCGAACTCCTTGCACGAGAGGTCTTCCCGCTCGTGGGGTGA
- the catA gene encoding catechol 1,2-dioxygenase, with amino-acid sequence MTDISFDAETTAKAADSGANASARFRERMASAGSRSGVVDTERVNYLATKVVKGLNDIIIEDRVSYEEYNALKAWLIRVGEDGEWPLFLDVWLEHSVEEVANEHREGSKGTIEGPYYIDGSPELPWNGTIPMRDDEPGTPLEFAGQVRAVDGTPLSGAKVELWHADDLGFYSQFAPGLPEWNLRGSWVANEDGRFEIHTLRPAPYQIPTDGACGQLIEAAGWHAWRPAHLHFKVSAPGYELITTQLYFPGDPHNDDDIATAVKPELMLDPQPAASGDGVVVNYDFVLDPES; translated from the coding sequence ATGACCGACATCAGCTTTGACGCCGAAACGACCGCGAAGGCAGCAGACTCGGGGGCCAATGCCTCCGCTCGATTCCGTGAGCGCATGGCGAGCGCCGGAAGCCGCTCCGGTGTGGTCGACACCGAGCGCGTCAACTACCTCGCCACCAAGGTGGTCAAGGGACTGAACGACATCATCATCGAGGACCGGGTCAGCTACGAGGAGTACAACGCCCTCAAGGCGTGGCTGATCCGGGTCGGTGAAGACGGCGAGTGGCCGCTGTTCCTCGACGTGTGGCTCGAACACTCGGTGGAAGAGGTCGCCAACGAACATCGTGAGGGCAGCAAGGGCACCATCGAGGGCCCGTATTACATCGACGGCTCGCCCGAGCTTCCGTGGAACGGCACCATTCCGATGCGCGACGACGAGCCGGGCACCCCGCTGGAGTTCGCAGGACAGGTCCGCGCGGTGGACGGAACCCCGTTGTCGGGGGCGAAGGTCGAACTGTGGCATGCCGATGACCTCGGCTTCTATTCGCAGTTCGCCCCAGGCCTGCCCGAATGGAACCTGCGCGGATCGTGGGTCGCCAACGAGGACGGACGATTCGAGATCCACACCTTGCGTCCGGCGCCTTACCAGATCCCGACCGACGGTGCGTGCGGTCAGCTCATCGAGGCGGCCGGCTGGCACGCCTGGCGTCCGGCTCACCTGCACTTCAAGGTGAGCGCCCCGGGTTACGAGCTGATCACCACGCAGTTGTACTTCCCGGGCGACCCGCACAACGACGACGACATCGCCACCGCGGTCAAGCCGGAGCTGATGCTCGACCCGCAACCCGCCGCGAGCGGTGACGGCGTCGTGGTCAACTACGATTTCGTGCTGGATCCGGAGAGCTGA
- the catC gene encoding muconolactone Delta-isomerase — MLFHVRMDVNIPHDLDPDTRAETVAREKAYSQELQRSGKWPHIWRIVGEYSNFSIFDVSDNDELHSILSGLPLFAYMDISVTPLATHPSDIAAG; from the coding sequence ATGCTGTTCCACGTACGGATGGACGTCAACATCCCCCATGATCTGGACCCGGACACCAGAGCCGAGACCGTGGCCCGTGAGAAGGCCTACTCGCAGGAGCTCCAGAGATCCGGTAAGTGGCCGCACATCTGGCGGATCGTCGGCGAGTATTCCAACTTCTCGATCTTCGACGTGTCCGACAACGACGAACTGCACAGCATCTTGTCGGGGCTTCCGTTGTTCGCGTACATGGACATCTCGGTGACCCCCTTGGCAACCCATCCCTCGGATATCGCTGCGGGCTGA
- a CDS encoding enolase C-terminal domain-like protein — translation MKITAIEAIPFAIPYLKPLKFASGEVHTAEHVLVRVHTDDGIVGVAEAPPRPFTYGETQDGIIAVIEKVFAPQVIGLTLLEREVVVSRLARTIGNPTAKAALDMAIWDALGKTLALPVSDLLGGYTDRMRVSHMLGFADPATMVGEAEKMRDIYGITTFKVKVGRRPVTLDTAVVRALRERFGDEIDLYVDGNRGWTASESARAMKEMSDLGLLFAEELCPADDVVSRRWLVGQIDVPFIADESVPTAADVTREILAGSATAISIKTARTGFTASRRVHHLAEGLGLDVVMGNQIDGQVGTSCTLAFGAAFESTSRNAGELSNFLDMSDDLLAEPLQIRDGYLHRSSAAGIGFEIDPEKLAHYRIDRS, via the coding sequence GTGAAAATCACCGCGATCGAGGCGATTCCGTTTGCGATCCCGTATCTCAAACCATTGAAGTTCGCTTCCGGAGAGGTTCATACCGCCGAGCACGTCCTGGTCCGGGTACACACCGACGACGGGATCGTGGGCGTGGCGGAGGCGCCGCCGCGACCCTTCACCTACGGCGAGACCCAGGACGGGATCATCGCGGTCATCGAAAAGGTCTTTGCGCCGCAGGTGATCGGGCTGACGCTGCTCGAGCGTGAGGTGGTGGTCTCCCGGCTGGCGCGCACGATCGGCAACCCGACCGCGAAGGCTGCTCTGGACATGGCGATCTGGGATGCGCTGGGTAAGACGCTGGCGCTCCCGGTGTCTGATCTGCTCGGCGGCTACACCGATCGCATGCGAGTCAGTCACATGCTCGGTTTCGCGGATCCCGCGACGATGGTCGGTGAAGCCGAGAAGATGCGAGACATCTACGGGATCACCACGTTCAAGGTGAAAGTGGGTCGACGCCCGGTGACGCTCGACACCGCTGTGGTCCGAGCTCTCCGAGAACGATTCGGCGACGAGATCGACCTCTATGTGGACGGTAACCGTGGGTGGACCGCGTCGGAGTCCGCTCGGGCGATGAAGGAGATGTCCGATCTCGGACTCCTGTTCGCCGAGGAACTGTGCCCCGCCGACGATGTGGTGAGTCGACGGTGGCTCGTCGGCCAGATCGATGTGCCGTTCATCGCCGACGAGTCGGTGCCGACTGCCGCCGATGTCACCCGCGAGATACTCGCCGGGTCGGCGACGGCGATCAGCATCAAGACCGCGCGCACCGGTTTCACCGCGTCTCGACGCGTACACCACCTGGCCGAGGGACTCGGCCTGGATGTGGTGATGGGCAACCAGATCGACGGCCAGGTCGGCACGTCGTGCACCTTGGCCTTCGGCGCCGCATTCGAATCAACCTCACGAAACGCCGGGGAGTTGTCGAACTTCCTGGACATGAGTGACGACCTCCTGGCCGAGCCGCTGCAGATCCGGGACGGATACCTGCATCGATCATCGGCCGCCGGAATCGGTTTCGAGATCGATCCCGAGAAACTCGCCCACTATCGCATCGATCGGAGCTGA
- a CDS encoding LysR substrate-binding domain-containing protein: MELRHLRYFAAVAETCHFGQAAAQLHVAQPALSYSIRQLENELDVMLFTRTTRQVALTPAGEYLKGEAERILAGVDDAVDGVRRIAAGRSGLVRVGLTGIAAFSHLPRIARIVKRELPDVDLQIQSDMLTPLQCESLRTMSLDLGVLRPPVVGEGVDMRTIDIEPMVLAVSVDHRLAVEPVVSMDDLRNEMFVMYDSRDSAVNDAAIRSCHRAGFVPQRAHQAPGTAVLLALVAAGLGVAVLPASVRSLPLEGLVIRDLVDGGTVELALAWRAGQNNPVVQSVADAIAAAFAGAYLGEEQ, encoded by the coding sequence ATGGAGCTACGGCACCTTCGCTACTTCGCAGCCGTCGCCGAAACCTGCCACTTCGGGCAGGCTGCGGCGCAGCTGCACGTTGCGCAACCCGCGCTCTCGTATTCGATCCGGCAGCTCGAGAACGAGCTGGACGTCATGTTGTTCACCCGGACAACTCGCCAGGTCGCGTTGACGCCGGCGGGCGAATATCTCAAAGGCGAGGCCGAGCGCATCCTGGCGGGGGTCGACGACGCGGTGGACGGCGTTCGGCGTATCGCGGCGGGCCGCAGCGGACTGGTACGGGTGGGTTTGACCGGTATCGCCGCGTTCTCGCATCTACCGAGGATCGCGCGGATCGTCAAACGTGAACTGCCCGACGTCGACCTCCAGATCCAGTCGGACATGCTCACGCCGCTCCAATGCGAGAGCCTGCGGACGATGTCACTCGATCTCGGTGTGCTGCGCCCACCGGTGGTCGGGGAGGGCGTCGACATGCGCACGATCGACATCGAGCCGATGGTGCTCGCCGTGTCGGTCGACCACCGGTTGGCCGTCGAGCCCGTGGTCTCGATGGACGACCTGCGCAACGAGATGTTCGTGATGTACGACAGCCGCGATTCCGCGGTCAACGACGCCGCGATCCGAAGTTGTCACCGAGCCGGTTTCGTTCCGCAGCGCGCACATCAAGCGCCGGGTACAGCCGTGTTGCTCGCTCTGGTCGCCGCCGGACTCGGGGTGGCCGTTCTGCCGGCGTCGGTCCGTTCGCTACCACTCGAAGGTCTCGTGATTCGCGATCTGGTCGACGGCGGCACTGTCGAGCTCGCATTGGCTTGGCGCGCGGGGCAGAACAATCCGGTGGTGCAATCGGTCGCCGACGCCATCGCCGCCGCGTTTGCCGGCGCTTATCTGGGAGAAGAACAGTGA